AGGATGTGCGGAAATCATTAAGCATGGCGTGATTGCCGACGCTGCTCTTTTCGATTATATGGAAGAAGAGGCGGAGCGCATCTTATCGGGAGATCCTAATGCGTTGGTCTATCCCATCGCCCGCTCCTGCGAAATCAAAGCGGAGGTCGTAACGCAAGATGAGCGTGAACAGGGGCTCCGCGCAATCCTTAATTACGGGCATACCTTCGGCCATGCGCTGGAAACGGTGAGCCATTACGCGCGCTTCCTGCATGGGGAAGCCGTTGCGCTCGGCATGTGCGCAGCGGGGGCATTGGCGAAAAATTTGGGACTGGTAGATCAGCACTTTGTGGAGAGGCAGCGCGAATGTATCGCACGCTACGAACTGCCAATTTTTTGGGAAGATCTGCCCGTCGAAGAAGCCCTTGATGCCATGAAAAAAGATAAAAAGGCACGGTCAGGAAAACTGAAGTTTATTGTACCCGACGCTATGGGCAGCGTTGTTCAAAGAACCGATATTTCAGAAGACCAGGCGCGACAGGCATTTTATAGCCTTAAAATAAAAACCTAAAACGATACAAGGATCATCAATCCAATGCTATTTGGCGGAGACTCAGCGCAAAGTTATTATGAAGAAGGGTTGACTTCAGCGATCAAAGGCAACTACGAAGAAGCAATCCGCTACTTTAAAGAAGCGTTGAAACGCGACAAATACCTTTACCAAGCAGAACATCAAATCGGCCGTTGTCTTTTGCGTCAGGGAAAAACAAAAGAAGCCCTACCCATTTTGGAAAAAGCGGTTAAGCACTTAGATGAACTCAGTGCTCCTAAAATCGACCTCGGCAACGCGCTCATACAGCAAGGTCAAATCAAGGGGGCGCGCGACATTTTTTCCCATTTATTGAAAACGAAACCCCAAGAAAAACGAGCCGTGCTAGGTCTCGCCTACTGTGCCTT
This is a stretch of genomic DNA from Candidatus Hydrogenedentota bacterium. It encodes these proteins:
- a CDS encoding 3-dehydroquinate synthase, with protein sequence MPRTVTVALGDRAYDIHIGRDNLYLIKDWLAAKSNRAAIGLITDSNVAPLYADAVRAQIEAAGWRCVVHVMPAGEAGKRLDRIEEICGTFLAHGLDRGDAVLALGGGVVGDIAGFAAACYMRGISYIQIPTTVVAQVDSSVGGKTAVNHPLGKNTIGMFYQPQSVIIDMELLATLPPRELRAGCAEIIKHGVIADAALFDYMEEEAERILSGDPNALVYPIARSCEIKAEVVTQDEREQGLRAILNYGHTFGHALETVSHYARFLHGEAVALGMCAAGALAKNLGLVDQHFVERQRECIARYELPIFWEDLPVEEALDAMKKDKKARSGKLKFIVPDAMGSVVQRTDISEDQARQAFYSLKIKT